In Gossypium arboreum isolate Shixiya-1 chromosome 3, ASM2569848v2, whole genome shotgun sequence, the sequence TTAGTTCCTATgctttttgaaatttgaaatttcaatcttaATGCAAAACAACAGTCataaaatgcataaattaatttttttgtgagTACTATGTTGAAACGGTACGTTGACATGACATTACACATGTTGACGCGTGATCGTATTCTTGAATTCGATTACAATACGCTAGATTTTCTAATTGTTTAATTCTGAATCATCCCGATTTAGCATTCAAGGTGAAATTGTGGATAATGGAAACTTGGTAgatgaaaatgaagaaaaaatagGTTGGATGGATGACTTGCACGAATCAAACACTTAGAAATGAACCAACGATATGAAAGATGTGACCTGATTTCtataaaatgaaacaaaaaacaaatttttgaagaaaaagaagtaAACTGTGACCCACTATTTAGCAAAATAGGAACCATCAATATATTAGAATGTCACACTTCAGAAAATAAAGAAAGATTGGAAGTGATAAGTTTAAAAAGAAAGGGTTTGACTCCACAAGGAGAACCTTGATAAGTCTAGATAAGTTAGACCTAGATCAAAGCAATAAAATTCTCACACAAAACTCAGAAATATTCATTTATCCAATCAAATATCTGTTTACAGGATATTATGGGCACTTTTGTGATTATTCAAATGCTTCGGCCATTAACTAGCATTATTACAAGCACTAATTTTGTTTTTAACTCTTGTAGAGAAGCCAATGAGTCATGTCTCTTCATTAGAATCTGATGTAGTTGAAAAGGCATGCTAGTTCTCCTTAATGAAGACTTAATGTATCCTTAATGTGTTTAATTGATGTCCGTTTAGCTCCTTTGAAACCAAATTATAAAAGCTTATGTAGCATCCTCTTAAATGGCATTATGATGAAGGTTAAAGACTCCAAAAACGTTCAGACTTGAAGAGTCTCCTTTGGTCCATTAAACAACCTCCATAATGTTCTTTAAAAAGCTTTGAAACCGTCCAACTTGAAGAGTCTTTAATCATATGAAAAGTCACCTGCAAAATAGATATTTAAGCATTAAGCAATAACTTAAAACACTTATAACAACAACATATTTAATAACACTCATGCACAACATGCAACTTAAACTATACTTGAAGTAATTTAACAAATGAGATGATTTAATGCATGACTTATTTAATATGAAAAACACATAATGCAAGTCTTAATTGATGCTAATGTATtaatgtaaagcattaactaaaGATGCATTCAATAAACAAGAAACATAATACATATTTTAAAAGGTGTAGATGTATTAATGCAAAACATTAAATACAAATGCATTTAACAAacaaaacacataattaaaaactgAAGAGTTTGTTCAAGCTAATCAAACTGTCACATGCAATACATTACATGGAGTTGGATTGTTATCTTGAGTCCAATAGAAATTGGACTTCTCGTGCTTGGTCCAAACTTGCTAAATCAACCCTAACACCACCTCTTTGAGCTTCTTAGATCTAGCTTAAGTCATAGGCCCAATAGGAATTTCAATTGGATGTCTTCTTGAATTCTCCTCATCTTTCAACCCGATTGGTATAGGCATGGATGACTTTGATTTTGTTCCAGTCGATTCTTCATCAGACGCTCCCGTGCATGTATCACATATGATAATATTTTTTTCGCATAAGATATCAAAAATAATAGAAGTTAACTTAATTTAATAGCTGCCATTTAGTAaggattgaaatttcaaaattcgaaaagtACAAATACTAAAAATGATCAAATAAAAGCATAAAGACTTAATTCACAATTTACGTTTAGTACAAagactaatagcaaaatttaaccattttttttcaatttagttaatAAAGAATTTCATATAATGCAGTAGACTGATTCGTTGATAAATTTTCGATTCAATTAATTAAACCAAAAGTTTTGATCCAATTTTACAATGGAAATTTGTAAAGTCTATTCAATTAGATTACTATAAAATTTTACTATTAGTTTTTATATTATAAGAAAGTTGTGAGTTTTATGTCAGtactttaatttaatcatttgtaATCTATGTCTtcttttaaatttgaaattttattcctAACCAAacaaaaacattaaattaaattagtcGAGatcttatgtaataaatatattaccacATGTGTAACACTATACAATTTGCTATTTCCACACTCACAAAAAGAGttttaccattttaattcataGATTTAACGGTTACCATTTGAATTAGTATTGAAATTTtgacattaaaaattataaagattaaaaatattaaattaaataacaatTATTAAATCCGTAATTTACACATAATaggatattaataataaaatttaacctaCAAGGCGATATTGGGTTAAAGGGCCGGTTATGTTTAATGGGCTGACTCCAGAAACGGAACTTTTCATCATTGACTTTTTTTTTGCATTAAACAGAGTTTTCCTCGGTACCCAAATTTGGCAAATTTTAAAAACCGTAAACTGATTGAAGAAAAGATACGCCAAATCAAATCACTGACTAAAATCAAACTCAAATGCGATTCCGAGTTATAGGGTTTTAGGTATTTTCCTTTTCCAGTTAATAATTTTCTTTACTCAGCTTTATTtttaatcttaattttttttttaaaaagtcctTTTTTTATTACTGTAAAATTTGggggtttaattgatttttaatgtTGTTTTTACAGTGATACTTTGATTCGAGAACTGGAACAATGTCTACTAATTTTTGAAAGCCCCACATTGGCAAAAGCTGAGAGAATtaactatttttttcttttcaggtattttctgtttcttttttttagccttttatttttgggttctaatttgtgtgtgtgttttattataataataataataataataattattattattattattattattattattattactattattattattattattattatattttcatcttcTCTGATGTTTCTTAGACTTGCACTGTAGAAATATCCTATTTCTAGCTGataataatttttttcaattaatttgTGTTTTAAGCTTTATTTTATGTTGGGTCTGTTCTGGTTTAccttatatttcatatattttttcatgatttgaagttaataatatttttgtttttgaaaatgaaaaagaaatttgAGTAATTATTTTAGTTAGGAATTTATGCCCAGGTATACATTGATTCACAGTTACTGTACATAAATTTCAATTTGTCATTCAGTTGCAAGCTGTTAAGGAGTGCTTATTGTAGTTCTTTCACTATGTTACTCGGATTCGGGTGTGTTAAAAGGAGGGCATGTGTCTAACGTAGGCATGTTTAACTTTGTTGCTAAGTTTTTATCATGAATTTGAAGGGTATTTGGAGGGTTATATTGGAATGCATGAAGCATGAGTGTCGGACATGATGATAACTTGAAGGACAATAAAGATTTGGAAAAGTTGAATAATTGGGGGGGAGGGGAGGGAATGAAATATTTGGTTGAAAAGTGTTACCTTTTAGGAAGTGCTAACTTGTTGTGATGATCATATGTTTAATTGTACATTTCACATTGTTCATCTATTGACCAGAGTGAGTTTTTCGGGTTTCCTTTTCATTGCTTTCAAGTATCTGGTCTTTAACAGTTTcgattgtgtttttttttttttttttttttcccatttcatgTACATTTTCATTTTCCATCAGTTCAGTGGAGCGAGTTTTTCAGATTTTCCATTTTGTCAATTTCAAGCATCTGGTCCTGTGAGTTCTGTTCATGTTTTCTGTTTCCAGTTCATTGTACATTTTGCATTTTCCATCCATTGAATGGACTGATGTTTTCGGGTTTCCATTTCATTTCTTTCAAGTGTCTGGTCTTTATAATGTCCGATCGTATCTTCTGTTTCCATTTCATTTTACGCTTTGTATTTTCCATGGGTTGAATGGAGTGACTTTTCCGGGTTTCCATTTCACTGCTTTCAAGTGTCTGGCCTTTATAAGTTCCGTTGTTGTTTTCTGTTTCCATTTCATTTTGCATTTTTCATCCACTAAATGGAGTGAGTTTTTTGGGTTTTCTAGTTCATTGCTTTCAAATGTCTGCTCTTTGTATGTTCTGTTCGAGTTTTCTGATTCCATTTCATTGTACATTTTGCATTTTCTATTCATTGAATGGAGTGAGTTTTTGGGTTTTCCAATTCATTGCTTTCAAGTACTCTTCATAAGTCGATGTGCGTGAAACATTGCAATAAAAGTTGTACATTACAAACTATGAAACAAGTTGATTAGTTTTCGATTAAAATTTTGGTACAAATTACCATGAATAAAAGATTTTCTGAGTACAAAATTGTTTTCCTCTTGGTATTGGACTTTTACGTGGAATGACAACTATTTTCTCATCCATGAAGGGACTGAATTTCAATAAAGTAAGAAAAACTATGTTGATAAATGTACTTAGAATTTCTTTGTATTCTTTTGTTCCGAATAATAAAACGAAGATCATGAAAATTCTTATGGCTTTTCTTTCTTCAGGTACAAAGAAGAGCATCGAGGTTGGGATTGAAGAAACATTTCACTTGTTTTTGTACAAAAATGACAATGAAACCATCAAATAACATTTGGATTCGACGTCAGCAGTGTCCATGCGGAGATTGGAAGTGTTATGTTAAGTATGAAGGAGATGATCAGACATCGGTAAGCTCTCAGCTAATAAAAAATGAGACAACTTCAACATCGTCATCATCAGAAGCTGTCTTTATGCCATATGTTGGTCAAATATTCAAAACTGATGAAGATGCTTTTGAGTACTATAGCAATTTTGCACGGAAGAATGGGTTTTCAATACGGAAAGCACGGTCCACAGAAAGCCAGAATTTAGGGATCTACCGACGGGATTTTGTCTGTTATCGGTCGGGGTTTAATCAACCAAGAAAAAAGGCCAATGTGGAGCATCCAAGAGATCGGAAATCAGTGCGATGCGGATGTGATGCGAAATTGTATTTGACAAAAGAAATCGTCAACGGTGTGACTCAATGgtacatttcacaatttagtaaTGTCCATAACCATGAATTGTTGGAAGATGACCAAGTACGTCTGCTTCCGGCATATAGGAAAATTCAGGAAGCTGATCAGGAAAGAATTCTTTTACTCTCCAAAGCCGGGTTTCCTGTCAATCGCATTGTGAAGGTGTTGGAATTAGAAAAGGGAGTTCAGCCCGGACAATTGCCCTTTATTGAGAAGGATGTTCGGAATTTTGTACGGACTTGTAAAAAGTCTGTTCAAGAAAATGATGCTCTACTTACTGAGAAAAGGGAAAATGATACATTAGAATTTCTCGAGGCCTGCAAGGCTATGGCAGAGAGGGATGCCGATTTTGTTTACGATTATACAACAGATGAAAATAGTAAGGTCGAAAATATTTCATGGTCATATGCAGATTCAGTCCGTGCATATACTGTGTTTGGTGATGTGGTTACCTTTGACACCACGTATCGATCTATTACCTATGGGTTGCTTCTCGGagtatggtttggtatagataaTCATGGAAAGCCAGTTTTTTTGGGATGTGCTTTACTGCAAGATGAAAGTTTGAATTCTTTCGCTTGGGCTTTACAGGTTCGTGGACATAATTATTTGTTCCCAATCTGTAATTGTCTTATTGTCTATTTA encodes:
- the LOC108484458 gene encoding putative protein FAR1-RELATED SEQUENCE 10 isoform X1, whose translation is MTMKPSNNIWIRRQQCPCGDWKCYVKYEGDDQTSVSSQLIKNETTSTSSSSEAVFMPYVGQIFKTDEDAFEYYSNFARKNGFSIRKARSTESQNLGIYRRDFVCYRSGFNQPRKKANVEHPRDRKSVRCGCDAKLYLTKEIVNGVTQWYISQFSNVHNHELLEDDQVRLLPAYRKIQEADQERILLLSKAGFPVNRIVKVLELEKGVQPGQLPFIEKDVRNFVRTCKKSVQENDALLTEKRENDTLEFLEACKAMAERDADFVYDYTTDENSKVENISWSYADSVRAYTVFGDVVTFDTTYRSITYGLLLGVWFGIDNHGKPVFLGCALLQDESLNSFAWALQVRGHNYLFPICNCLIVYLWLSSFEQTFLRFMRGRCPQTVLTDIDSSLRDAIARELPDTKHVICSWHVHSKLSSWFMPLLGSQYEEFKAEFDMLCHLEGIEEFEHQWNHLVARFGLASDKHIALLFSYRTSWPLCYIRSYFLARSMTAEFYQSLDEFFKRILSGQTCLQLFFEQVWFAADLRNRSKEALQYMHTKTGLPIEENARSILTPYAFNALQHEIVQSMQYATTELANGSYLVRHYKKMEGEYLVIWISQDEQIHCSCKEFEHSGILCRHCLRVLTVKNYFEIPEKYILFRWRLESSLVALEDQNGQCNSDEYAQVFHSLAATLLTESLFTKERFNHVHRELTRLLEHVRNMPVSNEFASNMAANNISES